In Maridesulfovibrio bastinii DSM 16055, a single genomic region encodes these proteins:
- the clpS gene encoding ATP-dependent Clp protease adapter ClpS: MSNFSEQFESDVLFEDEVKEPRKFRVILHNDDYTSMEFVVAVLIKVFRKTEEQATEIMLKVHNDGYGVCGIYTAEVAETKVEIVHQLAKQAGFPLKCSIEEV, from the coding sequence ATGTCTAATTTTTCAGAACAATTTGAATCAGATGTCCTTTTCGAGGACGAAGTGAAGGAACCCAGAAAGTTCAGGGTAATACTTCACAATGATGATTACACATCGATGGAATTTGTAGTTGCTGTCCTTATTAAAGTTTTCAGAAAGACGGAGGAACAGGCCACTGAAATAATGCTCAAGGTTCACAACGACGGTTATGGTGTCTGTGGTATTTATACCGCTGAAGTTGCCGAAACCAAAGTAGAGATTGTGCACCAGCTGGCAAAGCAGGCCGGATTTCCTCTCAAATGTTCGATAGAAGAGGTTTGA
- the clpA gene encoding ATP-dependent Clp protease ATP-binding subunit ClpA → MLSKALEQALNIAVSDVREKNYEFLTLEHLLYAFAKGDSGADILSSCGAEVSKLISQLEKFFDDNLEPLPEGVETEVVQTLGVRRVLQKAVWQKRAAGKDVVEIGDVIAAMFEEEDSYAVYFLKVHGVTRLDILEYISHVSSGDDNWDEGLNISPSPQRQIDPGSGGGPEKNQKKSVLEEFATNLTAKAKDGKIDPLIGRDSEIERTLQVLSRRRKNNPIFVGDPGVGKTAMAEGLARQIVSGEVPEAFADTQVFALDMGALLAGTKYRGDFESRLKGVLAEIKNIPGAVLFVDEIHTIVGAGAVSGGSMDASNILKPFLASGEVRCIGATTYEEYKNHFEKDRALSRRFQKIDISEPSVDETIDILKGLKPYYEEHHHVVYSPSSLKAAAELADRHINERFLPDKAIDVIDEAGAFYNLSQKKRKNSRIMISDVEKVIAKMARIPERRITVSDRARLQDLNATLKSVVFGQDEAVDQITKAILRSRAGMKQIGRPTGAFLLAGPTGVGKTELARQLAASMGISFLRFDMSEYMEKHAVSRLIGAPPGYVGFDQGGLLTEGVRKNPHCVILFDEIEKAHPDVFNILLQVMDYATLTDNNGRKADFRNVVLLMTSNAGARELTKSGIGFGASVNGAEDKGRSMKAVERIFSPEFRNRLDAIVSFNSLGSNVMEMIVDKFIDELNQQLDEQKVSVKLDSSARSWLAEKGHDAAYGARPMARLIQTSIKDAIADELLFGKLVKGGTVKVGTKKSSEGIKELEFKFSQKR, encoded by the coding sequence ATGCTGAGTAAAGCCCTTGAACAAGCTCTTAATATCGCTGTTAGCGATGTAAGGGAAAAAAACTACGAGTTTCTGACTCTTGAACATCTTTTATATGCGTTTGCTAAAGGTGATTCAGGTGCGGACATACTTTCATCATGCGGAGCTGAAGTTTCAAAGCTTATCAGCCAGCTTGAAAAATTTTTTGATGACAACCTTGAACCATTGCCTGAAGGGGTTGAAACTGAAGTTGTTCAGACTTTAGGAGTAAGGAGAGTCCTTCAGAAAGCCGTCTGGCAGAAAAGAGCCGCTGGAAAAGATGTTGTTGAAATCGGCGATGTCATTGCGGCAATGTTTGAGGAAGAAGATTCTTACGCTGTTTATTTTTTAAAAGTTCATGGCGTTACAAGATTGGATATTCTTGAATATATATCACATGTTTCCAGTGGTGATGATAACTGGGATGAAGGGTTGAATATAAGTCCTTCACCACAGCGTCAGATTGATCCCGGTTCTGGCGGTGGTCCTGAGAAAAATCAAAAAAAATCGGTTCTAGAAGAATTTGCAACAAATCTTACAGCTAAGGCTAAAGACGGTAAAATTGATCCGCTTATCGGTCGTGATAGCGAAATAGAGCGGACATTACAGGTCCTTTCACGCAGGCGCAAAAATAATCCGATTTTTGTAGGCGATCCCGGAGTTGGTAAAACTGCTATGGCTGAGGGATTGGCTAGGCAGATTGTTTCGGGTGAAGTCCCGGAAGCTTTTGCGGATACACAGGTTTTTGCGCTTGATATGGGTGCACTGCTCGCCGGAACAAAATACCGCGGAGACTTTGAGTCACGCCTGAAGGGCGTTCTGGCGGAGATTAAAAATATTCCCGGTGCGGTTCTCTTTGTTGATGAAATTCATACTATCGTCGGGGCTGGTGCAGTCAGCGGCGGTTCAATGGATGCTTCAAATATTTTGAAACCATTTCTGGCCTCTGGTGAGGTAAGGTGTATCGGAGCCACGACTTATGAAGAGTATAAAAATCATTTTGAAAAAGATCGGGCTCTCTCACGCAGATTTCAAAAAATAGACATATCCGAACCAAGCGTAGATGAGACAATAGACATCCTTAAGGGCTTAAAGCCATATTATGAAGAGCACCATCATGTGGTTTATTCTCCGTCATCTTTAAAGGCTGCAGCTGAACTTGCAGACAGACATATCAATGAACGTTTTCTGCCTGATAAGGCTATTGATGTCATTGATGAAGCAGGTGCTTTTTACAATCTAAGTCAGAAAAAACGCAAAAATTCCAGAATAATGATCAGCGATGTTGAGAAGGTTATTGCTAAAATGGCAAGAATTCCTGAACGTCGTATAACTGTTTCAGACAGGGCAAGATTGCAGGATTTAAATGCTACACTTAAATCTGTTGTCTTCGGTCAGGATGAAGCTGTTGATCAGATTACGAAAGCAATACTCCGCTCTAGAGCGGGGATGAAACAGATAGGAAGACCAACCGGAGCTTTTCTGCTTGCCGGGCCGACTGGAGTTGGTAAAACTGAATTAGCAAGACAGTTGGCAGCTTCAATGGGAATCAGCTTTCTGCGTTTTGATATGAGTGAATATATGGAAAAGCATGCTGTTTCCAGATTGATCGGAGCTCCTCCGGGATATGTAGGTTTTGATCAGGGAGGTCTGCTGACAGAAGGCGTCCGCAAGAATCCCCATTGTGTAATCCTTTTTGATGAAATAGAAAAAGCTCATCCTGATGTTTTTAACATTCTGCTTCAGGTAATGGATTATGCGACACTTACTGATAATAATGGTAGAAAAGCAGACTTTAGAAATGTCGTTCTTTTGATGACCTCAAATGCCGGAGCCAGAGAGCTTACCAAGAGCGGTATAGGTTTTGGTGCCAGTGTTAATGGTGCTGAAGACAAAGGTCGCAGTATGAAAGCCGTTGAGAGAATATTCAGTCCTGAATTTAGAAACAGGCTTGATGCTATTGTCTCATTTAATTCACTCGGCAGTAATGTCATGGAAATGATAGTTGATAAGTTTATTGATGAACTTAACCAGCAGCTTGATGAACAAAAAGTTTCAGTCAAACTTGATTCTTCAGCTAGATCGTGGCTTGCTGAAAAAGGGCATGATGCCGCCTACGGGGCCAGACCTATGGCAAGGTTGATTCAAACAAGCATTAAGGATGCCATTGCTGACGAATTACTTTTTGGAAAACTGGTAAAAGGTGGAACTGTCAAAGTCGGTACTAAAAAGTCTTCGGAAGGAATTAAGGAATTAGAATTTAAATTCTCCCAGAAGAGATAA
- the aat gene encoding leucyl/phenylalanyl-tRNA--protein transferase, protein MVIYRLIKEPVFPHPEESEPDGLLAVGGDLSPERLLTAYSTGIFPWYDDQSPILWWSLDPRLVLFPDDLHVSKKLKRKIRNSCYRVTLDENFEKVIDNCAGKSRPGQNGTWIIPEMKEAYIKLFRLGFAHSIEVWDGNELAGGLYGVSLGRFFSGESMFFLKPDASKFGFSYLVHFLINRDFDFIDCQQPTDHLKSLGAVEVKRDKFLRMLKVSQEHPTMRGKWEFVAGEYELITQELSK, encoded by the coding sequence ATGGTTATTTATCGTTTAATTAAAGAACCTGTTTTTCCTCATCCAGAAGAGTCGGAGCCTGACGGTTTATTAGCTGTAGGAGGGGATTTGTCCCCGGAAAGATTGTTGACAGCTTATTCAACTGGAATTTTCCCATGGTATGATGATCAGTCTCCTATATTATGGTGGTCTCTGGACCCAAGGCTTGTTCTTTTCCCTGATGATCTGCATGTCTCCAAAAAATTGAAGCGTAAAATCCGTAATTCCTGTTACCGGGTAACGCTTGATGAAAATTTTGAAAAGGTCATAGATAACTGTGCTGGAAAAAGTCGCCCTGGGCAGAATGGAACATGGATCATTCCTGAAATGAAAGAAGCCTATATCAAGCTATTCAGGCTTGGTTTTGCACATAGCATAGAAGTTTGGGATGGGAATGAGCTTGCAGGTGGACTGTACGGTGTTTCATTGGGACGCTTTTTTTCAGGTGAATCAATGTTTTTTTTAAAACCGGATGCATCTAAATTTGGTTTTTCTTACCTCGTCCACTTTTTAATTAACAGAGATTTTGATTTTATCGACTGTCAGCAGCCCACAGATCACCTAAAAAGTCTTGGAGCTGTGGAGGTAAAACGCGATAAATTTTTAAGAATGCTGAAAGTCTCTCAGGAACATCCGACTATGCGGGGGAAATGGGAATTTGTAGCGGGAGAATATGAGCTTATCACGCAGGAATTATCTAAATAA
- the uvrB gene encoding excinuclease ABC subunit UvrB — MAEKFELVSDYELKGDQPEAVSQLVANISQGVKDQVLLGATGTGKTFTIANVISRLNRPALIMAPNKTLAAQLFNEFKTLFPHNAVEYFVSYYDYYQPEAYLPHSDTYIEKDSSINDNIDKLRHSATHALLTRRDVIIVASVSCIYGLGSPDFYAKMIIPIEEGQEISMEHLMDRLVEIQYERNDYDFHRGTFRVRGDVLELIPAYHREKALRIEFFGDEVDSILETDPLTGEVVGRTKKTVIYPGSHFVSDRDNLKRAMEDIRIELGERLREFKAENKLVEAQRIEQRTMHDLEMIEEIGYCNGIENYSRHLDGRKEGEPPGTLLHYFPEDFLLFMDESHIAVPQVGGMFNGDRSRKTTLVNFGFRLPSALDNRPLNFEEFQECIDQAVYVSATPGPWEMEQSQGIIAEQIIRPTGLLDPEVEVREVKGQMDNLLAECKLREKKKERVLVTTLTKRMAEDLTDYFNEMGVKSKYLHSDIDTMERMSIIQELRKGDFSVLIGINLLREGLDIPEVSLVAILDADKEGFLRSTRSLIQTFGRAARNSEGRVILYGDKVTDSMRRAMDETARRREKQIEFNKEHGIIPKTITKSLDNVLGTLYSDEWNNEEISIAADEVSAYGNDPKKLEKHIRQLERDMREAAKELEFEKAAGIRDNIVRLREKLLSLG, encoded by the coding sequence ATGGCAGAAAAATTTGAACTTGTCAGTGACTACGAGTTAAAGGGAGACCAGCCAGAGGCAGTGAGTCAGCTTGTGGCCAATATAAGTCAGGGTGTAAAAGATCAGGTCCTCCTTGGGGCTACTGGAACAGGAAAAACGTTTACCATTGCCAATGTTATAAGCAGACTTAATCGTCCTGCCCTTATAATGGCTCCTAATAAAACACTTGCAGCTCAACTTTTTAACGAGTTTAAAACTCTGTTTCCGCATAATGCTGTTGAGTATTTTGTAAGTTATTATGATTACTACCAGCCGGAAGCGTATCTGCCTCATTCTGACACATATATTGAGAAAGATTCTTCTATTAATGATAATATTGATAAATTACGTCACTCTGCGACTCATGCACTTTTGACTCGCAGAGATGTTATAATTGTCGCATCTGTTTCATGTATTTACGGACTTGGATCTCCTGATTTTTATGCCAAGATGATTATACCTATCGAAGAGGGGCAGGAAATCTCAATGGAACATCTCATGGACAGGCTTGTAGAGATTCAATATGAGCGCAATGACTATGATTTTCATCGTGGAACGTTCAGAGTCCGCGGAGATGTTCTGGAATTGATTCCAGCCTATCACCGGGAAAAAGCCTTAAGGATAGAGTTTTTTGGAGATGAGGTTGATTCTATTCTGGAAACAGATCCATTAACAGGTGAAGTTGTAGGGAGAACTAAAAAAACTGTAATATACCCCGGAAGTCACTTTGTTTCTGACAGAGATAACCTGAAGAGGGCTATGGAGGATATAAGAATAGAGCTTGGTGAAAGGCTTCGCGAATTCAAAGCAGAAAATAAACTGGTCGAGGCCCAGCGCATTGAGCAGCGCACAATGCATGATTTGGAGATGATAGAAGAAATTGGATATTGTAATGGGATAGAGAATTATTCACGTCACCTTGACGGTAGAAAAGAAGGTGAACCTCCGGGAACTTTACTGCATTATTTCCCGGAAGATTTTCTGCTTTTTATGGATGAATCGCATATTGCGGTCCCACAGGTTGGCGGTATGTTTAACGGTGACCGTTCAAGAAAGACTACACTTGTTAATTTTGGGTTTCGACTGCCGTCGGCTCTTGATAACCGTCCGCTTAATTTTGAAGAGTTTCAGGAGTGTATTGATCAGGCTGTCTATGTATCTGCTACTCCCGGACCATGGGAAATGGAGCAGTCTCAGGGTATCATAGCGGAGCAGATTATTCGTCCTACAGGCCTGCTTGATCCTGAAGTAGAAGTCAGGGAAGTAAAAGGGCAGATGGATAATCTTCTTGCAGAATGCAAATTGCGCGAAAAGAAAAAAGAAAGGGTGTTGGTCACAACCCTGACGAAGCGAATGGCTGAAGATTTGACTGACTATTTTAATGAAATGGGAGTGAAATCTAAATATCTGCATTCTGATATTGATACCATGGAGCGCATGTCAATAATTCAGGAGCTTAGAAAAGGTGATTTTTCTGTCTTAATAGGGATTAACCTCTTGCGTGAAGGACTCGATATTCCGGAAGTTTCCCTTGTGGCTATCCTTGATGCCGATAAAGAAGGATTTTTGCGGTCAACTCGTTCATTAATACAGACTTTCGGGCGTGCAGCTAGAAACTCTGAAGGACGGGTTATCTTGTACGGTGATAAAGTAACCGATTCCATGAGACGTGCAATGGATGAAACAGCTCGAAGGCGCGAAAAGCAGATCGAATTTAATAAAGAGCACGGCATCATCCCGAAAACCATTACAAAATCTCTGGATAATGTGTTAGGAACATTGTATTCAGATGAATGGAATAATGAGGAGATAAGCATTGCTGCGGATGAAGTTTCTGCATACGGAAATGATCCTAAAAAGCTGGAAAAACATATAAGACAGCTTGAGAGAGACATGAGGGAAGCAGCTAAAGAACTGGAGTTCGAAAAAGCTGCCGGAATCAGAGACAACATCGTCAGATTGAGAGAAAAACTGTTAAGTCTGGGATAG
- a CDS encoding potassium channel family protein: MSKNSLFSRYIRLRRRFGAFWSVLAGFVFICLVFISGIAGYMWVEGWNLLNSFYMVVITLSTVGFMEVLPLSDNGRLLTSLLILGGVGGFAYLIGAFSQLVVEGRLQEFLGRRRMQKTIGKLRDHFIVCGYGRIGAIVAKEISESDNDVVVIESNPEIISQLEAKGIFCVEGDATKDSVLKSAGLDYARSLIAALSEEAANVYVTLTARQLNADLTIVARANDSSHISRLEFAGADRVVLPHTIGGVRMAQSVLRPAVTNFLEIAMQGKIDLQLEELFVTPSSEFIGLDLAESQIRPRFNLIIIAIKKNNGEMVFNPGPNEIIESGDTLLTVGKTSDLSNIKESL, translated from the coding sequence ATGAGCAAAAACTCCCTGTTTTCACGTTATATACGTTTAAGACGCCGTTTTGGAGCATTCTGGAGTGTTCTGGCCGGTTTTGTTTTCATTTGTCTTGTCTTTATAAGTGGAATAGCGGGGTATATGTGGGTTGAAGGCTGGAACCTGCTGAACAGCTTCTATATGGTCGTTATTACTCTTTCGACTGTAGGCTTTATGGAGGTTCTCCCCCTGTCAGATAACGGCAGGCTTTTAACCTCTTTACTTATTCTTGGCGGAGTAGGCGGATTTGCATATCTTATCGGGGCTTTTTCGCAGCTTGTGGTTGAAGGAAGGTTGCAGGAGTTTTTAGGGAGACGCAGAATGCAGAAAACAATTGGAAAATTGAGAGATCATTTTATTGTCTGCGGGTATGGAAGAATCGGTGCTATTGTTGCTAAGGAAATATCTGAAAGTGATAATGACGTTGTTGTAATAGAAAGTAATCCTGAAATTATTTCACAGCTTGAAGCCAAAGGTATTTTTTGCGTTGAAGGTGATGCAACAAAGGACAGTGTTCTTAAAAGTGCCGGCCTTGATTATGCAAGATCACTAATTGCTGCCTTGTCAGAGGAAGCTGCTAATGTTTACGTTACACTGACAGCTCGGCAGCTTAACGCGGATCTTACAATTGTTGCCAGAGCAAATGATTCATCGCACATTTCAAGATTGGAATTTGCCGGGGCGGATCGAGTCGTTCTTCCGCACACAATTGGTGGAGTTCGTATGGCGCAGTCAGTATTACGCCCGGCGGTAACGAACTTTTTGGAAATTGCAATGCAGGGAAAGATTGATCTTCAGCTGGAAGAATTATTTGTCACACCTTCATCGGAATTTATTGGGCTTGACCTTGCTGAATCGCAGATAAGACCTAGATTTAATCTAATTATTATCGCTATTAAGAAAAATAATGGAGAAATGGTTTTCAATCCCGGCCCAAATGAAATAATCGAATCCGGTGATACCTTGCTTACGGTTGGAAAAACAAGTGATCTTTCCAACATTAAAGAGAGTCTTTAA
- a CDS encoding helix-hairpin-helix domain-containing protein — protein MVAKLTRHNEDYRRGMPTISDARYDELTEELRSLDPENVFLTKVEPESFGTKREVRHPVPMLSTEKAYKESDLKRFVERVEKEASSNKIRNIMFRVTPKLDGLAARDDGNIFATRGNGEVGYEISSAFGKGLIPIGGRGQGLGEIVCKKSYFEEHLSGNFEHPRNMVVGIVTSDNVNVLARQALQDEAVVFVPYSQLPEKVVDGKTLVSEMWSITDELESLTDYPLDGMVAEVLNEELRQIMGATAHHYRWQIAIKRKGESAITVVEDIRWQVGRLGTVTPVMEVKPVTVSGATISNVTAHNAGMLRNQSIGRGAEVRIIRSGEVIPKLEEVVVPADKVELPSTCPSCGAILFWQNDFLKCPDYECPARIEQRIEYWFKTLGNADWFGKKTIEKLVGSGYKSLESIYEMGEDDFRSLGFGPVQSSNLAEAIYISRTKETDDWRFLAALGIPDLGKADSRKLLSYFPIEDVIKISSDDLAAIHGFGEITSQSVVAGIEQIALTIQHMLDLGFNLRRTPLISEREQLDSPVKGKGIVFTGKMEHGNREEMQSMARSLGANVQTSVTGKTDMLVCGLKVGQKKIDSAKSKGIHIMSEKEYLDLLK, from the coding sequence TTGGTTGCGAAACTTACCCGGCACAATGAAGACTATCGCCGGGGTATGCCGACAATCAGTGATGCTAGATACGATGAGCTTACAGAGGAATTACGGTCATTAGATCCGGAAAATGTTTTTTTAACCAAGGTCGAGCCGGAATCATTCGGGACTAAAAGAGAAGTTCGGCACCCTGTTCCGATGCTCTCAACAGAAAAAGCTTATAAAGAAAGTGATCTTAAAAGATTTGTTGAACGGGTTGAAAAAGAAGCCAGCAGTAATAAAATAAGAAATATAATGTTTAGAGTTACTCCTAAACTCGATGGACTTGCTGCAAGGGATGATGGAAATATCTTTGCTACCAGAGGTAATGGGGAAGTTGGTTATGAAATTTCAAGCGCCTTTGGTAAGGGTTTAATTCCAATAGGTGGCAGAGGGCAGGGCCTTGGAGAAATAGTCTGTAAAAAAAGTTATTTTGAAGAGCATCTTTCAGGCAACTTTGAGCATCCTAGAAATATGGTTGTCGGCATTGTTACTTCTGACAATGTAAATGTGCTTGCAAGACAGGCTTTGCAGGATGAAGCTGTTGTTTTTGTCCCATATTCTCAACTCCCTGAAAAAGTTGTCGATGGAAAAACACTTGTTTCTGAAATGTGGTCAATTACAGATGAACTTGAATCACTAACAGATTATCCCCTTGATGGTATGGTTGCCGAGGTCCTGAATGAAGAGCTTCGCCAGATCATGGGGGCCACAGCTCATCATTATCGTTGGCAGATAGCTATTAAACGTAAAGGTGAGTCAGCAATAACTGTAGTTGAGGATATTCGCTGGCAGGTTGGCAGACTTGGTACAGTTACTCCCGTTATGGAGGTTAAACCGGTCACTGTTTCCGGTGCGACTATAAGTAACGTCACCGCTCACAATGCAGGCATGCTCCGTAACCAATCCATCGGCAGAGGCGCTGAAGTAAGGATTATCCGTTCTGGCGAAGTTATTCCTAAGCTCGAAGAAGTGGTAGTTCCTGCGGATAAAGTTGAATTACCTTCAACCTGTCCTTCGTGTGGAGCTATTCTTTTCTGGCAGAATGATTTCCTTAAATGTCCTGATTATGAGTGCCCTGCAAGAATTGAACAGAGAATAGAGTATTGGTTTAAAACTCTTGGTAATGCTGACTGGTTTGGTAAAAAAACTATCGAGAAACTGGTTGGCAGTGGATATAAAAGTTTAGAATCTATTTATGAAATGGGAGAAGATGACTTTCGGTCTTTAGGGTTTGGTCCGGTTCAATCTTCAAATCTGGCAGAAGCTATTTATATAAGTAGAACCAAAGAGACTGATGATTGGAGATTCCTTGCAGCTCTTGGTATACCCGATCTTGGCAAGGCAGATAGCCGCAAGCTTCTTTCATATTTTCCTATTGAAGATGTAATTAAAATTTCAAGCGATGATTTGGCTGCTATCCACGGATTTGGTGAAATTACCAGCCAGTCAGTCGTCGCTGGAATCGAGCAGATAGCCCTCACAATTCAACATATGCTTGATTTGGGTTTTAACCTTAGAAGGACTCCTCTTATAAGCGAAAGAGAGCAATTGGATAGTCCTGTTAAAGGTAAGGGAATCGTTTTCACGGGTAAGATGGAACATGGAAATAGGGAAGAAATGCAGTCCATGGCCAGATCACTCGGGGCAAATGTTCAAACTTCGGTAACTGGAAAAACAGATATGCTTGTCTGTGGGTTAAAAGTTGGACAGAAAAAAATTGATTCCGCA